From the Lysobacter sp. FW306-1B-D06B genome, one window contains:
- the flgK gene encoding flagellar hook-associated protein FlgK — MANILSTGSGALIAFQRALATVSHNVANVATEGYSRQRVDLATRSPTDMGYGYVGNGVKVADVRRIADQLATTRLLDSGGELSRLQQLSAMASRVDSLISDKATGLSGVWSNFFDATTGLSSNASSSAARQEVLSDANALASRFKQLNSQLDSMGNEVNSGLRSSAEEVNRIGAEIARLNGEISSNPNHVSNDLLDQRDRLVSQMVGFTGGTAVAQGDGSLNVFTAGGQALVVGNTSAKLTTITDPYQPERLQLALESNGQQIRLNDTALGGKIGGLMDFRSDVLDPAQAELGKIAVGLAETFNKQHRAGMDLNGQMGTDFFNIPAPRTSGHAGNTGNASLTASVGDLSKLDAQNVVLKFDGTAWSATRADTGANVPLTGTGTAADPLVVGGVELVLGGTPGTGDRFLLQPTAGAAGGIGVAIDDPNRIAAATPVKAKAELDNVGTGKISGVKVTDSTNANLLTPADIEFIDGTQYTVNGAGPFTYTPGQPINANGWSLTLDGVPVAGDRFSVGSTGAGSSDNGNAILLGNLDDAKALGNGTVSLNNAIGGLTTQIGSAARQADYAAEAQQVLHDQAQAARDSISGVNIDEEAANMMRFQQAYQAAAQVISTADSMFQSLISAVSR, encoded by the coding sequence ATGGCCAATATCCTCTCCACCGGTTCCGGCGCGCTGATCGCGTTCCAGCGCGCGCTCGCGACCGTGAGCCACAACGTCGCCAACGTCGCGACAGAAGGCTATTCGCGCCAGCGCGTCGACCTGGCCACGCGCTCGCCCACCGACATGGGCTACGGCTACGTCGGCAACGGCGTGAAGGTGGCCGATGTGCGCCGCATCGCCGACCAGCTGGCGACCACGCGACTGCTCGACAGCGGCGGCGAACTGTCGCGCCTGCAGCAACTGTCGGCGATGGCATCGCGCGTGGACAGCCTGATTTCCGACAAGGCGACCGGCCTTTCCGGCGTGTGGTCGAACTTCTTCGACGCCACCACCGGCCTGAGCAGCAACGCCTCGTCCTCGGCCGCGCGCCAGGAAGTGCTGTCGGATGCGAACGCGCTGGCCTCGCGCTTCAAGCAGCTCAATTCGCAGCTCGATTCGATGGGCAACGAAGTCAACAGCGGCCTGCGCAGCAGCGCCGAGGAAGTGAACCGCATCGGCGCGGAAATCGCGCGCCTCAACGGCGAGATTTCCTCCAACCCGAACCACGTCTCCAACGACCTGCTCGACCAGCGCGACCGCCTCGTCTCGCAGATGGTCGGATTCACCGGCGGCACCGCGGTCGCGCAGGGCGACGGCTCGCTCAACGTGTTCACCGCGGGCGGCCAGGCGCTGGTCGTGGGCAACACGTCGGCGAAGCTGACCACCATCACCGACCCTTACCAGCCCGAGCGCCTGCAACTCGCGCTGGAAAGCAACGGCCAGCAGATCCGCCTCAACGACACCGCGCTGGGCGGCAAGATCGGCGGTTTGATGGATTTCCGCAGCGACGTGCTCGATCCGGCGCAGGCCGAGCTGGGCAAGATCGCGGTCGGCCTGGCCGAAACGTTCAACAAGCAGCACCGCGCCGGCATGGACCTCAACGGCCAGATGGGCACGGACTTCTTCAACATTCCCGCGCCGCGCACGAGTGGCCATGCCGGCAACACCGGCAACGCCTCGCTCACCGCCAGCGTGGGCGATCTGTCCAAGCTCGACGCGCAGAACGTCGTGCTGAAATTCGACGGCACCGCATGGAGCGCCACGCGCGCCGACACGGGCGCCAACGTGCCGCTCACCGGCACGGGCACCGCCGCCGATCCGCTCGTCGTCGGCGGCGTGGAACTGGTCCTCGGCGGCACGCCGGGCACGGGCGACCGTTTCCTGCTGCAACCCACGGCGGGCGCGGCGGGCGGCATCGGCGTCGCGATCGACGATCCCAATCGCATCGCCGCGGCCACGCCGGTGAAGGCGAAGGCGGAACTGGACAACGTCGGCACCGGCAAGATCAGCGGCGTGAAGGTCACCGATTCGACCAACGCCAACCTGCTCACGCCGGCGGACATCGAATTCATCGACGGCACGCAGTACACAGTCAACGGCGCCGGTCCCTTCACCTACACGCCGGGCCAGCCGATCAACGCCAACGGCTGGAGCCTCACGCTCGACGGCGTGCCCGTCGCGGGCGACCGCTTCAGCGTGGGCAGCACGGGCGCCGGTTCCAGCGACAACGGCAACGCGATCCTGCTGGGCAACCTGGACGATGCGAAGGCGCTGGGCAACGGCACCGTCTCGCTCAACAACGCCATCGGCGGGCTGACCACGCAGATCGGTTCGGCCGCGCGCCAGGCCGATTACGCCGCCGAGGCGCAGCAGGTGCTGCACGACCAGGCGCAGGCGGCGCGCGATTCCATCTCCGGCGTCAACATCGACGAAGAGGCGGCCAACATGATGCGGTTCCAGCAGGCCTACCAGGCGGCGGCGCAGGTCATCTCCACCGCCGACAGCATGTTCCAGTCCCTGATCAGCGCGGTGAGCCGATGA
- the flgL gene encoding flagellar hook-associated protein FlgL, translated as MNTRISTAGAYSLQLSTMLSKQASLAHTQQQLAKGERLVTAKDDPVAAGTAVSLDRANAELERFGQNANLLGNRLNLQESVLAQAGERLARVRELTIQANNASLSSDDKKAITAELKVIRQEMIGLANSQDGSGRYLFGGTADDHAPFVVNGGNVGYTGDQRQRQVEIAPDQFVSDTLPGSELFMRIKTGDGRIDGAAATTNTGSGVLMEFGLDATAGWNGGRYSVVFTAPDAYELRDAGGAVVGTGTYESGEGISVGGLNLRIDGAPAAGDSFSIGPAGNQDVFGMIDDLVGALELPDDTPVQRAAQQNALQASLRDAATAQDHFIDGRATGGAQLAAMDSAAELREAQSVTLETTLSGIRDLDYAEAISRFQLESTALQAAQQAFMRLQSSSLFDLMR; from the coding sequence ATGAACACGCGTATCTCCACCGCCGGCGCGTACTCGCTGCAACTGAGCACGATGCTGTCCAAGCAGGCCAGCCTGGCGCACACGCAGCAGCAGCTCGCCAAGGGCGAGCGCCTGGTGACCGCGAAGGACGATCCGGTCGCGGCCGGCACGGCCGTGTCGCTGGACCGCGCCAACGCCGAACTGGAACGTTTCGGCCAGAACGCCAACCTGCTCGGCAATCGACTCAATCTTCAGGAAAGCGTGCTCGCGCAGGCGGGCGAACGCCTGGCGCGCGTGCGCGAGCTCACCATCCAGGCCAACAACGCCAGCCTGTCGAGCGACGACAAGAAGGCGATCACCGCCGAGCTGAAGGTGATCCGCCAGGAAATGATCGGCCTGGCCAACAGCCAGGACGGCAGCGGCCGCTATCTGTTCGGCGGCACCGCCGACGACCACGCGCCGTTCGTGGTCAACGGCGGCAATGTCGGCTACACCGGCGACCAGCGCCAGCGCCAGGTCGAGATCGCGCCGGACCAGTTCGTGTCCGACACGCTTCCGGGCAGCGAGTTGTTCATGCGCATCAAGACCGGCGACGGCCGCATCGACGGCGCGGCCGCCACGACCAACACCGGCAGCGGCGTGCTGATGGAATTCGGCCTGGACGCCACCGCTGGCTGGAACGGCGGCCGTTACAGCGTGGTGTTCACCGCGCCGGACGCATACGAATTGCGCGATGCAGGCGGCGCCGTCGTCGGCACCGGCACGTATGAAAGCGGCGAAGGCATCAGCGTCGGCGGCCTCAACCTGCGCATCGACGGCGCGCCGGCGGCGGGCGACAGCTTCAGCATCGGCCCGGCCGGAAACCAGGATGTGTTCGGCATGATCGACGACCTCGTCGGCGCGCTCGAACTTCCCGACGACACGCCCGTGCAGCGCGCCGCGCAGCAGAACGCGTTGCAGGCCTCGCTGCGCGACGCGGCGACGGCGCAGGACCATTTCATCGACGGCCGCGCCACCGGCGGTGCGCAGCTGGCCGCGATGGACAGCGCCGCCGAACTGCGCGAAGCGCAATCGGTGACGCTGGAAACCACGCTGTCGGGCATCCGCGACCTGGACTACGCCGAAGCGATCAGCCGCTTCCAGCTGGAAAGCACCGCGTTGCAGGCGGCGCAGCAGGCCTTCATGCGGCTGCAGTCGAGTTCGTTGTTCGATTTGATGCGGTAG
- a CDS encoding flagellin — protein MAQVINSNVMSLNAQRNLGTNSASLGTTIQRLSSGLRINSAKDDAAGLAISERFSTQIRGLDVAVRNANDGISLAQSAEGAMVEIGNNLQRVRELAVQSANATNSQSDRDALNAEVTQLVAEIDRVANQTNFNGTKLLDGSFAGALFQVGANSGQTIGINSIVNAQSKELGSTVFAADIAGAAIVPGDLTADPNDASKLLVTGATVNGVDVGDISVAADATAGDIAKATASAINSKMDQTGVYAKLNDTGDGVVLTAIKADTNIETTGLDDVGVVAADDVVIDLTDNTTFSRVHASDLDITSFDGAQRALEIVDKSLTGVNSARADMGAIQNRFTSTIANLQATSENLTASRSRIRDADYAKETAELTRTQILQQAGTAMLAQANAVPQNVLSLLG, from the coding sequence ATGGCACAAGTCATCAACAGCAACGTGATGTCGCTCAATGCCCAGCGCAACCTGGGCACCAACAGCGCCAGCCTCGGCACCACCATCCAGCGTCTGTCGTCGGGCCTGCGCATCAACAGCGCGAAGGACGACGCCGCCGGTCTCGCAATCTCCGAGCGCTTCAGCACCCAGATCCGCGGTCTCGACGTCGCCGTGCGCAACGCCAACGACGGCATCTCGCTGGCCCAGTCGGCCGAAGGCGCGATGGTCGAGATCGGCAACAACCTGCAGCGCGTTCGCGAACTGGCCGTGCAGTCGGCCAACGCCACCAACTCGCAGTCCGACCGTGACGCGCTGAACGCCGAAGTCACGCAGCTGGTCGCCGAAATCGACCGCGTCGCCAACCAGACCAACTTCAACGGCACCAAGCTGCTCGACGGCTCCTTCGCCGGCGCGCTGTTCCAGGTCGGCGCCAACTCCGGCCAGACGATCGGCATCAACAGCATCGTCAATGCGCAGTCGAAGGAACTGGGCAGCACGGTGTTCGCCGCCGACATCGCCGGCGCCGCGATCGTCCCGGGCGACCTGACGGCCGACCCGAACGACGCCAGCAAGCTGCTCGTCACCGGCGCCACCGTCAACGGCGTCGACGTCGGCGACATCAGCGTGGCCGCCGATGCCACGGCCGGCGACATCGCCAAGGCCACCGCTTCGGCCATCAACTCGAAGATGGACCAGACCGGCGTGTACGCCAAGCTCAACGACACCGGCGACGGCGTGGTGCTGACGGCCATCAAGGCCGACACCAACATCGAGACCACGGGTCTGGACGATGTGGGCGTGGTCGCCGCCGATGACGTCGTCATCGACCTGACCGACAACACCACCTTCTCTCGCGTCCACGCCTCGGACCTGGACATCACCAGCTTCGACGGCGCCCAGCGTGCGCTGGAGATCGTCGACAAGTCGCTGACCGGCGTGAACTCGGCCCGCGCCGACATGGGTGCGATCCAGAACCGCTTCACCTCGACCATCGCCAACCTGCAGGCGACGAGCGAGAACCTGACCGCTTCGCGCAGCCGCATCCGCGACGCCGACTACGCGAAAGAAACCGCCGAGCTGACCCGCACGCAGATCCTGCAGCAGGCCGGCACCGCGATGCTCGCGCAGGCCAACGCCGTACCGCAGAACGTCCTCAGCCTGCTGGGCTGA
- the fliD gene encoding flagellar filament capping protein FliD: protein MAISTLGSGIDIPSLVSQLVAAERAPVENRIARGETAAKTQLSAIGALKGAFSGLKTALDKLRKEDGTNARITNVPEKAGFTATAATSAAVGEYDIEVVSLATAHKLTSAGKPAETKIGTGKLIIEAGDEKIEVEIKEGRNTMADIRSAINAAAAGKGVSASLVNADDGQHLVLTANDTGTEGKLRITTTGGDGGLSALVYDPGVQTSMTETVKAADAKVVVDGMERTSSSNNITDLLPGVTLTLKEAKPDETFTLKVSTDDAALKTTLQSFISAYNTAIGLTKSVTAYNAETKTSSALTGDSMVRGLQAQLRTMASENVVALKDLGVKINTDGTLTLNTADMTKALAEDPGALSRLFGGEEGYGAKLEDMLGSVLEDNGLFDSRSDSLNARLKTYNTQYEDLDRRMESLKTRYTAQFTAMEQMVTQLQGSSGFLAQQLGSL, encoded by the coding sequence ATGGCCATTTCCACGCTCGGCTCGGGCATCGATATTCCTTCGCTGGTCTCGCAACTGGTCGCGGCCGAACGCGCGCCTGTCGAGAACCGCATCGCCCGCGGTGAAACCGCCGCCAAGACCCAGCTTTCGGCCATCGGTGCGCTCAAGGGCGCCTTCTCCGGCCTGAAGACCGCGCTGGACAAGTTGCGCAAGGAAGACGGCACCAACGCGCGCATCACCAACGTGCCCGAGAAGGCCGGCTTCACCGCCACCGCCGCGACGTCGGCGGCGGTGGGCGAGTACGACATCGAAGTGGTCAGCCTGGCCACGGCGCACAAGCTGACCTCGGCCGGCAAACCGGCCGAGACGAAGATCGGCACCGGCAAGCTCATCATCGAGGCCGGCGACGAGAAGATCGAAGTCGAGATCAAGGAAGGCCGCAACACGATGGCCGACATCCGCAGCGCGATCAACGCCGCCGCTGCGGGCAAGGGCGTGAGCGCCAGCCTGGTCAACGCCGACGATGGCCAGCACCTGGTGCTGACGGCCAACGACACGGGCACCGAAGGCAAGCTGCGCATCACCACCACCGGTGGCGACGGCGGGCTTTCCGCGCTGGTCTACGACCCCGGCGTGCAGACCTCGATGACCGAGACCGTCAAGGCCGCCGACGCCAAGGTGGTCGTCGACGGCATGGAGCGCACCTCCAGCAGCAACAACATCACCGACCTGCTGCCCGGCGTCACGCTGACGCTGAAGGAAGCCAAGCCGGACGAGACGTTCACGCTCAAGGTCTCCACCGACGACGCCGCGCTCAAGACGACGCTCCAGTCCTTCATCAGCGCCTACAACACGGCGATCGGGCTGACCAAGTCCGTCACCGCGTACAACGCCGAGACCAAGACCAGTTCGGCGCTCACCGGCGACAGCATGGTGCGCGGCCTGCAGGCGCAGCTGCGCACGATGGCCAGCGAAAATGTGGTTGCGCTCAAGGACCTGGGCGTGAAGATCAACACCGACGGCACGCTGACGCTCAACACCGCCGACATGACCAAGGCGCTGGCCGAGGATCCGGGCGCGCTGTCGCGCCTGTTCGGCGGCGAGGAGGGCTACGGCGCCAAGCTCGAAGACATGCTCGGCTCGGTGCTGGAAGACAACGGCCTGTTCGATTCGCGCAGCGACAGCCTCAACGCGCGCCTGAAGACCTACAACACGCAATACGAAGACCTGGACCGCCGCATGGAATCGCTGAAGACCCGCTACACCGCGCAGTTCACCGCGATGGAGCAGATGGTCACGCAGTTGCAGGGCAGCAGCGGCTTCCTGGCCCAGCAACTCGGTTCGCTGTAA
- the fliS gene encoding flagellar export chaperone FliS yields the protein MLGSHRNYANQYRSTGVSAAVLEADPHRLVALMLSGARDRIRLAGACLERGDIPRKAKAISDASGLITGLNGALNLEAGGEIAAGLQSLYDYAQQRLLSANADNDAGALGEVDALLGDIESAWLAIAPKTP from the coding sequence ATGCTCGGCAGCCACCGCAACTACGCCAACCAGTACCGCAGCACCGGCGTCAGCGCCGCCGTGCTCGAAGCCGACCCGCACCGCCTCGTCGCGCTGATGCTCTCCGGCGCGCGCGATCGCATCCGCCTGGCCGGCGCCTGCCTGGAACGCGGCGACATCCCGCGCAAGGCCAAGGCCATCAGCGATGCCAGCGGCCTGATCACCGGCCTCAACGGCGCGCTCAACCTGGAAGCCGGCGGTGAGATCGCCGCGGGTCTGCAGTCGCTGTACGACTACGCGCAGCAGCGCCTGCTGTCGGCCAACGCCGACAACGACGCCGGCGCGCTGGGCGAAGTGGACGCGCTGCTGGGCGACATCGAGTCGGCCTGGCTCGCCATCGCGCCGAAGACGCCGTGA
- a CDS encoding PilZ domain-containing protein, with the protein MTPQDADVALFDGVLAHEDRRPAAFLPGGLDPASAHGSAARAEMLLASLALSERVRGDDADADAEPSAALQRVEAKVDLLLGLVGAMLRDRGDVPPTALLRWSTRGARIDVHGDAIAIQPGARGVLRVQPADWLPDCIELPARVLASDGRHAWVAFDALPASLAEALERHLFLLHRRQVAETRRQR; encoded by the coding sequence ATGACGCCGCAGGACGCCGACGTCGCACTCTTCGACGGCGTGCTCGCGCACGAAGACCGCCGCCCGGCGGCGTTCCTGCCCGGAGGCCTGGACCCGGCCTCCGCGCACGGCAGCGCCGCGCGCGCGGAAATGCTGCTGGCTTCGCTCGCCCTGAGCGAACGGGTGCGCGGCGACGACGCCGATGCCGACGCCGAACCCTCCGCCGCCCTGCAACGCGTGGAAGCGAAGGTGGACCTGCTGCTGGGCCTGGTCGGCGCGATGCTGCGCGATCGCGGCGACGTTCCGCCGACCGCGCTGCTGCGCTGGTCCACGCGCGGCGCGCGCATCGACGTGCACGGCGATGCCATCGCCATCCAGCCCGGCGCCCGCGGCGTGCTGCGCGTGCAACCGGCCGACTGGCTGCCGGACTGCATCGAGCTGCCCGCCCGTGTGCTGGCCAGCGACGGCCGCCACGCCTGGGTCGCCTTCGACGCATTGCCGGCCTCACTGGCCGAGGCGCTGGAGCGGCACCTGTTCCTGCTCCACCGCCGCCAGGTGGCGGAAACCCGCCGCCAGCGCTGA
- a CDS encoding response regulator transcription factor produces MRVLICDDHTLVRAGLRRLLESFADIEVVAEAANADQAVVGSRQHQPDIVLLDLSMPGRSGFEALVELRRDHPTCRVVVMSMHDDPTHVREALSRGASGFVVKEAAPAELEIAIRAAAAGRTYLSPQVSAPQLFARPRSEEGIDSLPPRQREILAALGAGRTSKQIAADLGISVKTVETHRARIMATLGCRNAIELLRMAMRLHDRPSA; encoded by the coding sequence TTGCGTGTACTGATCTGCGATGACCACACGCTGGTCCGTGCGGGCCTTCGTCGCCTGCTGGAATCGTTCGCGGATATCGAAGTCGTAGCGGAGGCCGCCAACGCGGACCAGGCCGTCGTCGGCTCACGCCAGCACCAGCCCGACATCGTCCTGCTCGACCTGTCCATGCCGGGCCGCAGCGGTTTCGAGGCCCTGGTCGAACTGCGCCGCGACCACCCCACCTGCCGGGTGGTGGTGATGTCGATGCACGACGACCCCACCCACGTGCGCGAGGCCCTGTCGCGTGGCGCCAGCGGATTCGTCGTCAAGGAAGCCGCGCCGGCCGAGCTGGAAATCGCCATCCGCGCCGCCGCGGCCGGCCGCACCTATCTGAGCCCGCAGGTCTCCGCGCCGCAGTTGTTCGCGCGTCCCCGCAGCGAGGAAGGCATCGACTCCCTGCCGCCGCGCCAGCGCGAGATCCTGGCTGCCCTCGGCGCAGGCCGCACCAGCAAGCAGATCGCCGCCGACCTGGGCATCAGCGTCAAGACGGTGGAGACCCACCGCGCCCGCATCATGGCCACCCTCGGCTGCCGCAACGCGATCGAACTGCTGCGCATGGCGATGCGGTTGCATGATCGGCCGAGTGCCTGA
- the rpoN gene encoding RNA polymerase factor sigma-54: MKAVMSPKLGLGVNLTPQLLQSIRLLQLTAPQLELELRQALERNPLLEQDEAEDGGVDATVDAQLETAAWDELPEPSFVSGGSAGGDFDDDSAARIADGESSDPRLRLLKSLSLQWNARDLELAAWWLDQCDDRGYLEAPLDELHLLGASTCNVDASELEIVRQRLLHGEWPGVASCDAGECLRAQLSMLPESAGRTLASRILRDHVDLLAMHDEAALAKALQADTNAVRDAITLILTLRAHPIEDAPASDRDVVIPDVVAWRADGRWHVALNQRSTPRVRIASHCERALADAPGDVSALRGLLDEARWLVRGVAMRNDTLLRTTQVLVERQRAYLERGDEAIAPLTLREVADAIGMHESTVSRITTGKYLQMPRGTLELKRLFAVRLDGADVSGSAVKAMVKRLIDDEPVHAPLADDTIAGLLARQGVRVARRTVAKYRDQLAIAPARQRRRPAVAMAKAG, encoded by the coding sequence GTGAAAGCTGTGATGAGCCCGAAGCTCGGGCTGGGCGTCAACCTGACGCCGCAACTTCTGCAATCGATCCGCCTCCTGCAGCTCACCGCGCCGCAGCTCGAACTCGAGCTTCGCCAGGCGCTGGAGCGCAATCCGCTGCTGGAACAGGACGAGGCCGAGGACGGTGGCGTCGACGCCACCGTCGATGCGCAGCTGGAAACCGCGGCATGGGACGAACTGCCCGAACCCTCGTTCGTCTCCGGCGGCAGCGCCGGCGGCGATTTCGACGACGACTCGGCCGCGCGCATCGCCGACGGGGAGTCGAGCGATCCGCGCCTGCGCCTGCTGAAGTCGCTGTCCCTGCAGTGGAACGCGCGCGATCTCGAACTGGCCGCCTGGTGGCTGGACCAGTGCGACGACCGCGGCTACCTGGAAGCCCCGCTCGACGAACTGCACCTGCTCGGTGCCAGCACCTGCAATGTCGATGCCAGCGAACTGGAAATCGTCCGCCAGCGCCTGCTGCACGGCGAATGGCCCGGCGTGGCGTCGTGCGATGCCGGTGAGTGCCTGCGCGCGCAGCTGTCGATGCTGCCCGAATCGGCCGGACGCACGCTGGCGTCGCGCATTCTGCGCGACCACGTCGACCTGCTGGCGATGCACGACGAAGCCGCACTCGCCAAGGCGCTGCAGGCCGACACCAACGCCGTGCGCGACGCCATCACGCTGATCCTCACGCTGCGCGCGCATCCCATCGAGGACGCGCCGGCTAGCGATCGCGACGTCGTCATTCCCGACGTCGTCGCCTGGCGCGCCGACGGCCGCTGGCATGTCGCGCTCAACCAGCGTTCCACGCCGCGCGTGCGCATCGCCTCGCATTGCGAACGCGCCCTGGCCGATGCGCCCGGCGACGTGTCCGCGCTGCGCGGCCTGCTCGACGAAGCCCGCTGGCTGGTGCGCGGCGTGGCGATGCGCAACGACACCCTGCTGCGCACCACGCAGGTGCTGGTCGAACGCCAGCGCGCGTATCTGGAACGCGGCGACGAGGCCATCGCGCCGCTGACGCTGCGCGAGGTCGCCGACGCCATCGGCATGCACGAATCCACCGTCTCGCGCATCACCACCGGCAAGTACCTGCAGATGCCGCGCGGCACGCTGGAACTCAAGCGCCTGTTCGCGGTGCGCCTGGACGGCGCGGACGTGTCCGGCAGCGCGGTCAAGGCGATGGTCAAGCGCCTGATCGACGACGAGCCCGTGCACGCCCCGCTGGCCGACGACACCATCGCCGGCCTGCTCGCCCGCCAGGGCGTGCGCGTGGCGCGACGCACCGTTGCCAAGTACCGTGACCAGCTGGCCATCGCGCCGGCGCGCCAGCGCCGCCGCCCGGCCGTCGCAATGGCAAAGGCAGGCTGA
- a CDS encoding response regulator transcription factor gives MRELRILIVDDHPGFISAAIRHLRRQPWANVIGTAGNGIEAITQCETLRPDVVLMDMAMPEMGGLQAARLIKAQDEPLPYIVIASHFDDTEHREHALRAGADAFVSKLAYIQDVLPLLERLATEDTP, from the coding sequence ATGCGTGAACTTCGAATCCTCATCGTCGACGACCACCCCGGCTTCATCAGCGCGGCGATCCGCCACCTGCGCCGCCAACCGTGGGCGAACGTCATCGGCACCGCCGGCAACGGCATCGAAGCCATCACCCAGTGCGAGACGCTGCGTCCCGACGTGGTGCTGATGGACATGGCGATGCCGGAGATGGGCGGCCTGCAGGCCGCGCGCCTGATCAAGGCGCAAGACGAGCCGCTGCCCTACATCGTCATCGCCAGCCATTTCGACGACACCGAGCACCGCGAGCACGCCCTGCGCGCCGGCGCCGATGCCTTCGTCAGCAAGCTGGCCTACATACAGGACGTGCTCCCGCTGCTGGAGCGCCTTGCCACGGAAGACACGCCATGA
- a CDS encoding sigma-54 dependent transcriptional regulator: protein MSESRILLIDNDMVRAERVATLLEFMDFTPRIAADASEINLERARATDWVAVIAGDIGDGEAWERFAAWIGAQPMHPPVLELPCHDDNAAWRAQVHPDQVWALDYPIRRTQLQDVLRRASLKRLDDDARREIPQVGPTGRSAAVLRLNRMIDQVAAFDTTVLILGESGTGKEVAARAIHARSPRRDKPFVAINCGAIPPDLLESELFGHEKGAFTGALTQRKGRFEMAEGGTLLLDEIGDMPMAMQVKLLRVLQERCFERVGGTSTMKCNVRVIAATHRNLEAHIAQGKFREDLFYRLNVFPIEMPSLRERAADLPDLIGAITRQLSDGGRGRVSLAGDAIAMLQQYAWPGNVRELSNLLERLSVLHPGGLVRADDLPARYRCQLPAETLAAIDSIPAEEPAPVMALLREADATPDPSTLSPTTTLPPQGIDLRGHIANIELDLIRAALAQTGGVVAHAAPLLGLRRTTLVEKLRKYGIERDTMELVSGF from the coding sequence ATGAGCGAATCGCGAATCCTCCTGATCGACAACGACATGGTGCGCGCCGAACGCGTCGCCACGCTGCTGGAGTTCATGGACTTCACTCCCCGCATCGCGGCCGATGCGAGCGAGATCAACCTCGAGCGCGCGCGCGCCACCGACTGGGTCGCGGTCATCGCCGGCGACATCGGCGACGGCGAAGCCTGGGAGCGTTTCGCCGCATGGATCGGCGCGCAGCCGATGCACCCGCCGGTGCTGGAACTGCCCTGCCACGACGACAACGCCGCGTGGCGTGCGCAGGTGCATCCGGATCAGGTGTGGGCGCTGGACTATCCGATCCGACGCACCCAATTGCAGGACGTGCTGCGCCGCGCCAGCCTCAAGCGTCTGGACGACGACGCGCGCCGCGAGATCCCGCAGGTCGGCCCGACCGGTCGCAGCGCCGCCGTGCTGCGTCTGAACCGCATGATCGACCAGGTCGCCGCCTTCGACACCACCGTGTTGATCCTCGGCGAATCCGGCACCGGCAAGGAGGTCGCCGCGCGCGCCATCCACGCGCGCTCGCCGCGTCGCGACAAGCCGTTCGTCGCGATCAACTGCGGCGCGATCCCGCCGGACCTGCTGGAAAGCGAACTGTTCGGACACGAGAAAGGCGCCTTCACCGGCGCGCTGACGCAGCGCAAGGGCCGCTTCGAGATGGCCGAAGGCGGCACGCTGCTGCTGGACGAAATCGGCGACATGCCGATGGCGATGCAGGTGAAGCTGCTGCGCGTGCTGCAGGAACGCTGCTTCGAGCGCGTCGGCGGCACCAGCACGATGAAGTGCAACGTGCGCGTCATCGCCGCCACGCACCGCAACCTGGAAGCGCACATCGCGCAGGGCAAGTTCCGCGAGGACCTGTTCTACCGCCTCAACGTGTTCCCCATCGAAATGCCGTCGCTGCGCGAACGCGCCGCCGACCTGCCGGATCTGATCGGCGCGATCACGCGCCAGCTCTCCGACGGCGGCCGCGGCCGCGTCAGCCTGGCGGGTGACGCGATCGCGATGCTCCAGCAGTACGCATGGCCGGGCAATGTGCGCGAGCTGAGCAACCTGCTGGAACGTCTGTCGGTGCTGCATCCGGGCGGCCTGGTGCGCGCCGACGATCTTCCGGCGCGTTACCGCTGCCAGCTGCCGGCCGAAACACTGGCGGCGATCGACAGCATTCCCGCCGAGGAGCCCGCGCCGGTGATGGCCCTGCTGCGCGAAGCCGACGCGACGCCGGACCCGTCCACGCTGTCCCCGACCACGACGCTGCCGCCGCAGGGCATCGACCTGCGCGGCCACATCGCCAACATCGAACTCGACCTGATCCGCGCCGCCCTGGCCCAGACCGGCGGCGTCGTCGCCCACGCCGCCCCGCTGCTCGGCCTGCGCCGCACGACGCTGGTGGAGAAGCTGCGCAAGTACGGGATCGAGCGCGACACGATGGAGCTGGTATCGGGGTTCTGA